In Candidatus Eisenbacteria bacterium, the DNA window AACCAGCACAAGATGAAGCTGCGGGCCGGCAAGAGCGCTCTGCTCGTCGTCGACATGCAGTGTTTCTTCCTGGAGAAGGGCTCGCCCACCTTCACGAGCGGCGGGCTCGCCATTCTTCCGACCGTCCGCGGGCTGATCAGGGCCTTTCGCAGAGCCGGAAGGCCCGTCATCTACACTCGGCATGTCCACGATCGCAGCGGAGTCGACCTGGGGCTGATGGGTTGGTGGTGGGAAGGCAAGTGCATCGAGGGAAGCCCGCAGAGCGAGA includes these proteins:
- a CDS encoding cysteine hydrolase, which encodes MTECGGRGKRDREREIGMESYVTERDIDAKTRQWVERIRPYNQHKMKLRAGKSALLVVDMQCFFLEKGSPTFTSGGLAILPTVRGLIRAFRRAGRPVIYTRHVHDRSGVDLGLMGWWWEGKCIEGSPQSE